A window of Pedobacter lusitanus contains these coding sequences:
- the rpsA gene encoding 30S ribosomal protein S1 — translation MAKKQVAEKELEAKKAELQGTDARLTEKETIESEADSLSIEQIKSSLATPDQDFDWDADDKAFGKYSDEDRKKFEDMYTDTFNQINQGEIISGIVVSINNKDVVLNVGFKSDGLVSTSEFRDTPDLKIGDTVDVFVEAPEDANGQLILSRKRAKTQRSWESINEALDNDRIINGFVKSRTKGGLIVDIMGVEAFLPGSQIDIKPIRDYDVYVGKTMEFKVVKINHEFKNVVVSHKILIEDDLESQKVEIVSKLEKGQVLEGTVKNITDFGVFIDLGGVDGLLHITDISWGRIEHPKEVLSLDEKINVVVLDFDDEKKRIALGLKQLTPHPWESLDTNLVVGSKVKGKIVTVADYGAFLEIIPGVEGLIHVSEMSWSQNLRSPQEFLKVSDEIEAEVLTLDREERKMSLGIKQLTQDPWQNVAERYPIGSKHTAVVKNMTNFGVFVEIEEGIDGLIHISDLSWSKKVNHPNEFTKVGDTLDVVVLELDVDSRKLSLGHKQLEENPWDTFETIFTLDSIHQGTVVKVTDKGAVIALPYGVEGFVPTKHMAKEDGTTIKAEETNDFKIIEFNKDAKRIVVSHARIWEEAKAEVAAEERATKKKDAKASSNAVKKVKDSVEKSTLGDLGVLAQLKEQMEGEESKNKAK, via the coding sequence ATGGCAAAAAAACAAGTAGCAGAAAAAGAATTAGAGGCTAAAAAAGCCGAATTACAAGGTACAGACGCTCGTCTTACTGAAAAAGAAACCATTGAATCTGAAGCAGATTCATTGTCGATCGAACAGATCAAATCATCACTGGCAACACCAGATCAAGACTTTGACTGGGATGCAGACGATAAAGCTTTCGGAAAATACTCTGACGAAGACCGTAAAAAGTTTGAAGACATGTATACCGATACTTTCAATCAAATCAACCAAGGTGAAATTATCAGCGGTATTGTTGTATCAATCAACAATAAAGACGTTGTATTAAACGTAGGATTTAAATCTGACGGTTTAGTATCAACTTCTGAATTCCGTGATACTCCTGATTTGAAAATCGGTGATACAGTTGATGTATTTGTTGAAGCTCCGGAAGACGCAAATGGTCAATTAATTTTATCTCGTAAAAGAGCTAAAACTCAGAGATCTTGGGAATCTATCAACGAAGCCCTTGACAATGACAGAATCATCAACGGATTTGTTAAAAGCCGTACTAAAGGTGGTCTTATCGTTGACATCATGGGTGTTGAAGCTTTCTTACCTGGTTCTCAGATCGACATCAAACCGATCCGCGATTACGATGTTTATGTAGGTAAAACAATGGAATTCAAAGTTGTGAAAATCAACCACGAATTTAAAAACGTTGTAGTATCGCACAAAATCTTAATCGAAGACGATTTAGAAAGTCAAAAAGTTGAGATCGTATCTAAACTTGAAAAAGGTCAGGTATTAGAAGGTACTGTTAAAAACATTACTGACTTCGGTGTATTCATCGATTTAGGTGGTGTTGATGGTTTACTTCACATTACTGATATTTCTTGGGGCCGCATAGAGCATCCAAAAGAAGTATTGAGCTTAGATGAGAAAATCAACGTTGTTGTTCTTGACTTTGATGACGAGAAAAAACGTATTGCATTAGGCTTAAAACAATTAACTCCACACCCTTGGGAAAGTTTAGATACTAACCTTGTTGTTGGATCTAAAGTTAAAGGTAAAATCGTTACTGTAGCTGATTACGGTGCATTCTTAGAAATCATTCCTGGTGTTGAAGGTTTAATTCACGTATCAGAAATGTCTTGGTCTCAAAACTTACGCAGTCCACAGGAATTCCTTAAAGTTAGCGATGAAATCGAAGCTGAAGTATTAACTTTAGACAGAGAAGAACGCAAAATGAGCTTAGGTATTAAGCAATTAACTCAGGATCCTTGGCAAAATGTTGCTGAAAGATATCCAATCGGAAGCAAACATACTGCTGTAGTTAAAAACATGACTAACTTCGGTGTATTCGTGGAAATTGAAGAAGGTATTGATGGATTAATCCATATCTCTGATCTTTCATGGTCTAAAAAAGTTAACCACCCTAACGAATTCACTAAAGTTGGTGATACATTAGACGTAGTTGTTTTAGAATTAGACGTTGATAGCCGTAAATTAAGCTTAGGTCATAAACAATTAGAAGAAAACCCTTGGGATACTTTTGAAACTATCTTCACGTTAGATTCAATTCACCAGGGAACTGTTGTTAAAGTAACTGATAAAGGCGCTGTTATTGCTTTACCATATGGTGTAGAAGGTTTCGTACCAACTAAACACATGGCTAAAGAAGATGGTACTACTATCAAAGCTGAAGAAACTAATGATTTCAAAATCATCGAGTTTAACAAAGATGCTAAACGTATCGTTGTTTCTCACGCCCGTATCTGGGAAGAGGCTAAAGCTGAGGTTGCTGCTGAAGAAAGAGCTACTAAGAAAAAAGATGCTAAAGCTTCAAGCAATGCAGTTAAAAAAGTTAAAGATTCAGTTGAGAAATCAACTCTTGGTGATCTAGGTGTTCTTGCTCAATTGAAAGAACAAATGGAAGGCGAAGAAAGCAAAAACAAAGCTAAATAA
- a CDS encoding thiol-disulfide oxidoreductase DCC family protein yields the protein MQHSIIFFDGVCNLCTGSVKFVIKRDRKDQFRFAPLQSDVAQQYLGPFGLSLSELSSIILFENGRVYQRSAAALRITRHLSGGWPLLYGLMIIPGFIRDFVYNQIAKRRYSIWGREESCIVPTAELKAKFL from the coding sequence ATGCAGCATTCTATCATATTTTTTGACGGCGTTTGTAATTTATGTACGGGTTCTGTTAAATTTGTCATTAAAAGAGACCGGAAAGATCAGTTTAGATTTGCCCCGCTGCAAAGTGATGTTGCCCAGCAATATCTTGGGCCTTTCGGATTATCTTTGAGTGAACTAAGCAGTATCATCCTGTTTGAAAATGGCAGGGTTTATCAGCGTTCTGCTGCTGCATTACGAATTACAAGACATTTAAGCGGAGGATGGCCTTTGTTATATGGCCTGATGATCATTCCTGGCTTTATCAGAGATTTTGTTTATAATCAGATTGCAAAGCGGAGATATTCAATTTGGGGCAGGGAGGAGAGCTGTATAGTGCCTACTGCTGAATTGAAGGCTAAATTCCTGTAA
- the pyrR gene encoding bifunctional pyr operon transcriptional regulator/uracil phosphoribosyltransferase PyrR has translation MQKRTLLDGKKFQITIKRLCHQLIENHNDFSNTVLIGIQPRGSYFADRIKQELSEILKNKTIRKGNLDITFFRDDFRRKDGIVSANSNTIDFIIEGCNVVLIDDVLWTGRTIRAALDALLAFGRPAKVELLVLIDRRFSRHVPIEPDYIGQQVDSLDSQMVKVSWKETEGEDKVILLSDRNK, from the coding sequence ATGCAAAAGAGAACCCTGCTAGACGGTAAAAAATTCCAAATCACAATTAAGAGACTTTGTCATCAATTAATTGAGAATCACAACGATTTTTCTAATACCGTACTCATTGGTATACAGCCCCGCGGCAGTTACTTCGCAGACAGAATCAAACAGGAACTTTCAGAAATTCTTAAAAACAAGACTATCAGAAAAGGTAATCTTGATATCACTTTCTTCAGGGATGATTTCCGTAGAAAAGATGGAATTGTTTCCGCTAACAGCAATACTATAGATTTTATCATAGAAGGATGTAATGTCGTTCTGATTGATGATGTACTATGGACAGGCCGGACCATCAGAGCTGCACTCGATGCATTGCTCGCTTTTGGCAGGCCAGCCAAAGTTGAACTTCTGGTCTTAATTGACAGAAGATTCTCAAGACATGTACCTATTGAACCTGATTACATCGGGCAACAGGTAGATAGCCTGGATTCTCAAATGGTAAAGGTAAGCTGGAAAGAGACAGAAGGAGAAGACAAAGTAATATTATTATCAGACCGAAATAAATAA
- a CDS encoding aspartate carbamoyltransferase catalytic subunit, giving the protein MAAEKLSTRHLLGIKDITLNDIELIFETADNFKGVINRPIKKVPSLRDITIANIFFENSTRTKLSFELAEKRLSADVINFAASSSSVSKGETLIDTVNNILAMKVDMVVMRHPYAGAGVFLSKHINAQIVNAGDGAHEHPTQALLDAYSIREKLGDVRGKKVVIAGDILHSRVAISNILCLQKLGAEVMVCGPTTLIPKHIGSLGVKVEHDLIKALNWCDVANMLRIQLERQDIKYFPSLREYAMMYGLNKQILDNLDKEIIVMHPGPINRGVEITSDVADSKQSIILDQVENGVAIRMAVLYLLASQRD; this is encoded by the coding sequence ATGGCAGCAGAAAAACTATCAACACGACATCTTTTAGGCATTAAAGATATTACCCTGAATGATATTGAATTGATTTTTGAGACTGCAGATAATTTCAAAGGTGTCATTAACAGACCGATTAAGAAAGTTCCTTCCCTGCGTGATATAACCATCGCAAATATCTTTTTCGAAAACTCTACCCGTACCAAACTTTCATTCGAACTGGCAGAAAAAAGACTTTCAGCGGATGTGATTAATTTCGCAGCTTCCTCTTCTTCAGTAAGCAAGGGAGAGACCCTGATTGATACAGTAAATAATATTCTGGCCATGAAAGTGGATATGGTTGTCATGAGACATCCTTATGCCGGCGCCGGCGTATTTCTGAGTAAACATATCAATGCACAGATTGTAAATGCAGGAGATGGGGCACATGAGCATCCTACCCAGGCTTTACTTGATGCTTATTCGATCCGCGAGAAATTAGGGGACGTAAGAGGCAAAAAAGTAGTTATTGCCGGAGATATTCTGCACTCAAGAGTAGCTATTTCAAACATACTCTGTCTGCAAAAACTGGGTGCTGAAGTTATGGTTTGCGGTCCGACCACCCTGATTCCAAAACATATTGGCAGCCTGGGCGTAAAAGTAGAACATGACCTGATTAAAGCCTTAAACTGGTGTGATGTAGCAAATATGCTGCGTATACAGCTGGAAAGACAGGACATTAAATATTTCCCTTCCTTAAGAGAATATGCGATGATGTATGGTCTGAATAAGCAGATTCTTGATAATCTGGATAAAGAAATTATTGTGATGCATCCCGGTCCTATTAACAGAGGTGTAGAGATTACCAGTGATGTAGCTGACAGTAAACAATCCATTATTCTGGACCAGGTAGAAAATGGAGTAGCTATCCGAATGGCTGTACTTTATCTCCTTGCATCTCAGAGAGATTAG
- a CDS encoding tetratricopeptide repeat protein → MKKKYFFIPLLLAGNLTAGYAQVSALVNLNKNYQTGLELLQNEKYVAAAQQFRLVEQLRQKPGTAQESNAELSLLKENAKFYAAVCALELGNRDAESLFQTFIKDYPLNPNTKLAYFHVGKSYFAQKNYQKALDWFEKTDPSTLSQKQRTEYQFKQGYSYFELKNIEKAEPLFEAVKKVDGPFQESATYYFAYINYLNKEYKTALSNFEKLKGSKTYEASYPYYITSMYYLDERYDDVINYAVPILKDTKQQFEAEMLSLIAASYFAKSDYKNAALYFSDFYTKSGTAKTKNNLFIYQYGYSLFELGMYRESVGILEQLTADDVYLQSGMHTLGRAFIKLGDKSKARSAFFRASRLEFDKVTQEDAWINYARLSYELDFNQQALESTQSFLKQFPGSRKVNEAKTLLGEILLTSKNYQAAIDILDPIPNKSPEAKEAYQKVLYFRGLEFYNERAFPNALSMFQRSNALPSDAEIHALSTYWMAEAMYELRKYGEAVKTFEKFLAMPDADKTKVYNFANYALAYSAFEDEKYAKAATYFERFLNGNDKDKNTVVDATMRLADSYFVSKSYGNALTYYNRIIADRSTGEDYALFQRGMIQGLQGQDDTKIATMGSLLQQFPSSNYADDAGFEIAYTYFNKGDLDRSRTDLTALIAKYPNSSYVPRALVTIGLVQYNQDKDEEALATFKKVINDYASTEEAKQALESIKNIYVDRGDANGFIAYANTTPIGNYTVAEQDNIVFQAAKNRYLKGDAQGTVESINAYFDKYPKAIHAKEAKFMRAESLVKLNRPDEAVPDYEFILNDWTSDYTERSLVSISKLFLAQKKYNEAIVYLKRLETTADYKAHYSFAINNLLKAYTALNMPDDILKYVLLTKESDKASEEEVNSADLYAGKAYLLKADTTMAVKAFTNVVGKTKTLAAAEAKYTLAEIQYNKHDYKTSQKTCFDLVNNMPSYDYWVAKAFILLADNYVALKDKLQAKSTLLSIIDNYDGKDEIVATAKEKLEKIK, encoded by the coding sequence ATGAAGAAAAAATACTTTTTTATTCCGCTTTTATTAGCTGGTAACCTTACCGCAGGTTATGCGCAGGTAAGTGCGCTAGTAAACCTCAATAAAAACTATCAGACTGGCCTTGAATTACTTCAAAACGAAAAGTATGTCGCTGCAGCTCAACAATTCAGATTGGTTGAACAGTTAAGACAAAAGCCAGGAACTGCTCAGGAAAGTAATGCTGAGCTTTCTTTATTAAAAGAAAATGCGAAGTTTTATGCTGCTGTCTGTGCTTTGGAATTAGGGAACCGGGATGCAGAAAGCCTGTTTCAAACCTTCATTAAAGATTACCCTTTAAATCCTAACACCAAATTAGCTTACTTCCATGTAGGTAAATCTTACTTTGCACAAAAAAACTATCAGAAAGCACTGGACTGGTTTGAAAAAACTGATCCTTCTACCCTTTCTCAGAAACAAAGAACAGAATACCAGTTCAAACAGGGATACTCCTACTTTGAGCTGAAAAACATAGAGAAAGCAGAACCATTATTTGAAGCAGTAAAAAAAGTTGACGGTCCTTTCCAGGAAAGTGCAACCTACTATTTTGCCTATATCAATTATCTGAACAAAGAATATAAAACAGCGCTGAGTAACTTTGAAAAACTAAAAGGTTCTAAAACTTACGAAGCAAGTTATCCTTATTACATCACCTCGATGTATTACCTGGATGAACGCTATGATGATGTCATCAATTATGCTGTTCCAATATTAAAAGATACCAAACAGCAATTTGAAGCAGAAATGCTTAGTTTGATAGCAGCCTCTTATTTTGCCAAATCTGATTATAAAAATGCGGCATTGTATTTCAGTGATTTTTACACAAAAAGCGGAACTGCCAAAACTAAAAATAATCTCTTCATTTATCAGTACGGTTATTCCCTGTTTGAGCTGGGTATGTACAGAGAATCGGTAGGTATTTTAGAGCAGTTAACAGCTGATGATGTATATCTTCAAAGCGGAATGCACACTCTTGGACGTGCTTTCATCAAATTAGGTGATAAATCAAAAGCGAGAAGTGCTTTCTTCCGTGCGTCACGTCTTGAGTTTGATAAGGTAACTCAGGAAGATGCCTGGATCAATTATGCCAGATTAAGTTATGAACTTGACTTTAATCAGCAGGCTTTAGAATCTACACAGAGTTTCTTAAAACAATTCCCTGGTTCACGTAAAGTCAACGAGGCAAAAACATTATTAGGTGAGATTCTGCTGACCAGCAAAAACTACCAGGCGGCGATAGATATCTTAGATCCTATCCCGAATAAATCACCTGAAGCTAAAGAGGCTTATCAGAAAGTACTATATTTCAGAGGTCTGGAATTTTATAATGAACGTGCTTTCCCAAATGCACTTTCTATGTTTCAACGCTCAAATGCACTTCCAAGCGACGCTGAAATCCATGCATTAAGTACTTACTGGATGGCTGAGGCAATGTATGAACTGCGTAAATACGGTGAAGCGGTAAAGACATTCGAGAAATTCCTTGCCATGCCTGATGCAGATAAAACCAAAGTATATAATTTTGCTAATTATGCATTGGCTTATTCAGCTTTCGAAGATGAAAAATATGCAAAGGCAGCAACTTATTTTGAACGTTTCCTGAATGGAAATGATAAAGACAAAAATACAGTAGTTGATGCAACCATGCGATTAGCGGATTCATATTTTGTCAGCAAAAGTTATGGAAATGCATTAACTTATTACAACAGGATTATTGCCGACAGATCAACCGGTGAAGACTATGCTTTGTTCCAGAGAGGAATGATTCAGGGATTACAGGGACAGGACGATACAAAGATCGCTACAATGGGAAGTCTGCTGCAACAATTCCCTTCTTCAAACTACGCAGATGATGCTGGTTTTGAAATCGCTTATACCTATTTCAATAAAGGTGATCTGGACAGATCAAGAACTGATCTTACCGCTTTAATTGCGAAATATCCTAACAGCAGTTATGTACCAAGAGCATTGGTTACTATCGGACTTGTACAGTATAATCAGGATAAAGATGAAGAAGCACTGGCAACGTTCAAAAAGGTAATCAATGATTACGCAAGTACAGAAGAAGCAAAACAGGCTTTGGAGTCCATCAAAAATATCTATGTTGACCGCGGTGACGCCAATGGCTTTATTGCCTATGCGAATACCACACCAATTGGTAATTACACGGTAGCAGAACAGGATAATATTGTTTTCCAGGCCGCAAAAAACAGATATCTGAAAGGTGATGCACAGGGAACGGTAGAAAGTATCAATGCATACTTTGATAAATACCCGAAAGCTATACATGCCAAGGAAGCTAAGTTTATGAGAGCGGAATCGCTGGTTAAACTGAATCGTCCGGATGAAGCTGTGCCTGATTATGAATTTATCCTGAATGACTGGACAAGCGATTATACAGAACGTTCACTGGTAAGTATTTCTAAATTATTCCTGGCTCAGAAAAAGTACAATGAAGCTATCGTTTATCTGAAAAGACTGGAAACCACTGCAGATTACAAAGCGCATTACTCCTTTGCAATTAACAACCTGCTTAAAGCCTACACTGCTTTAAACATGCCGGATGACATACTTAAATATGTGCTTCTGACCAAAGAATCTGACAAAGCTTCTGAAGAAGAGGTAAACAGTGCAGATCTGTATGCAGGTAAAGCTTATTTATTGAAAGCAGATACAACCATGGCAGTAAAAGCCTTTACCAATGTAGTGGGTA